GGCGATAACTGCTTTCGAGAATCGGAGGGTTTCGCCTTCCACGTCCAGGCTGTCTGTGCCCGTGAAACGAGCACTGCCGAGAAACACATCCACACCGAGATCCCTGAATCGCCACACTGAGTCATTGCGACTGATTCTTGCACGAATGGCCCGCATTCTTTCCATTACCGTCGGAAAGTCGGCGTTCGAAGTATCAGAGACTTCTATGCCGTACGACGACGCTTCTGCAAGCGCATGAGATATCCGAGATGATGCGATGATTCCCTTTGAGGGCACACATCCGAAATTCAGACAATCGCCCCCCATGAAAAGTCTTTCTACGAGAGCGACTTTAGCCCCCAGACCTGCCGCGCCTGCCGCGGTAACGAGCCCTGCAGTTCCCGCTCCGATCACCACGAGATTGTACCGCCCTGTGGGCTCGGGGTTTACCCACTCCCGGGGATGCACATTTTTCATGAGCTCCTGGTTGTGGTCGTCATCGGGAGTAAGATAAACACCAGGCATCTGGACATTCCGTTCGTTCTGTTCAATTCGCATGCGGAGAAATAGCCCTTTCTCTGAAGAGTACCACCTTCTCCATTGGACAGGCGATCCGCAAAAAAAGATTGTTCCTGCAAAGACAAATTTGGAGACAGCATCGTTGATCTCATTACGAGCCAGACGAAGTTGTTCCTCAGGTGCGTTTGCCGGAGATTTGTCTCGTGAGGCGCGGAAACGCTCGCTCTTCATTTTGTAGCGAATGTAGTGTCCGGTTGAAGATTAAGGATATTGGTAGGTGCCGTGCCTCCGTGCCGGCACATATTCAATATAATCAATGACATCTATAGAATGGACCGGCAGGGACGCCGGTCCCTACTAGTATCATGGTTTGGAGCATGGGATAAACGTCAGAATTTGTGGCAATCGCCATAACCCTTATTCGGATTGCGGGATTTTAACGTCAGAGGACCGGAAATGAAAAGAGAAGATTTCTCCCTGCCCAACGTAACTCAACGGTTATTGGATCTTGTCTTTGATAAGAGAAAGCAAAAATTGATGGGTGAGTCTCTTGTCTGGTTTTCTGTAAATTTCCCTGCGATGGCCGACTTCCACGACCAGCACGACAAGAAGATCATCTTCTACAGCGTAGATTATACGATAATCTCCGACTCGGACACGGTAAAGGTTGTCTGAGCCAGTCAACTTGACGGCTCCTGCCGGACGAGGATTTTCTGCGAGTGAGTTAACCTGAGAAATTATCCGGTCTTGCACGTCAGCAGACAGACGTTTGAAGCTTCGCTCGGCGCGAGATACGAAGAGAATTCTATAAGCCATCGTCCTTGTGGTTCCGTCCAAGGTCTTTCAGGAGCTCCTCCCAAGGAATCAGTCTCTTGTCTTCGCTCGCTTCCTTTAAAGCTTCCAATGCGTCCAGCAAATCTAACTTATTTTCAACATCTTCCAAGAAATCCAAGTCTTCAAGGGATATTACGGCAATCTCCCGGTCGCCGACCTTCAATCGCACCCGCTCCCCTTCCTCGGCAACCCGAGATGCTACCGAAGAGAGCGCTGAATCTTGTTCTACAATGAGTGGCATGGTGTTCTCTCCTTCGAGGGCTTAGGTTATTCTACTGCATTTTCCGCCTCGTACGGCAAGTATCCTTGTTACATAAATTATTGTCTTTCCAGACTTGGGGAACCTTCCTTACAGAGAAGGGTTCCCCGGAAATTCATTCCAATAGCTTCTCGGCATTAGCCTCGTCGGGCTGCTCTGATTTCTTCCAGGTACATCTTGATCAAAGGGCTCATTTCGGGCGGCTGCCATTTAGCGTTTTTGGGCTCTTCGGGCCATGTAAATTCAAGGTTTCGCAATTCTCCCGGGCGGCGTGCATTTTCCAGTACAGAAAGTGTTTCAAGAAGGACCTGTTCTTGTCCCGCTTTGTCACCCACCTGGCCCAGCAGTCTGCCGTAGGGGTATTCTATTGCAGCAGTTCGAGGAACCCCCATGATTCTGTGAAATTCCGGAGTTGGTGTGAGCACTATGGTGGAAAAGCCTTTTTCTTCCAGGAACCGTGCAGCCAATCCAACGGACTGGCAACAGAAGGGTCAAGCAGGGGTGAGTATAACTGCGTCCACTCCTTCCTCGCGCATCTTCAGGCTCATAGGTTCGATGGCTTCGGTCAAAAATTCAGTGCTCTGCCATTGAAATCCGTAGAAAGAATATGCAGTCGGAGCGAGTCGCCCTATTCTTCCTTCTTTCTCTAATTCGGCCATAATACCCAGCGGCAGGATGACATTGATATCCTGCAAGATATATCCGGTATTGATATGGAGATGATTGACCGTGATGTCTTGTTCTGTAGTGTTTCGCGGCAGATATCTGAAAGATCGGTCTCCCCAGGTGGGTTCCTGTTTTTCCCGTTCCATGTCAAAAGGCGGATCGATTTTGCTGCTTATTCCCGCGCTGGTAATAAGGGTAAGCGTAGCTTCCTTCAAAGGCTTGGAGAGCGGAGTCCACGGGATTTCTCCCTGAAATTCGTTTTCGCCGGTGAAGGTGCGAATCCACGCGGCCAGACTTGGCGGCAGGAATCGAAATCCGTCCACGACTTTTCCGGATGGTTCCATAACGTGCTCCTTCTTGACAGAGATATGGAAAGCACCTCTCTATTCGCAGGGTTGCAAAGCCGACGCTTGCGAGAGGTTCATTGAATCCGAATGTACCGGGAATAATAATGTCGACCAGCACCAGAGTAAGAAGATATCTCAGACGATCCGAGAGGAGAACAATTTTTATCCGTGGAACGGCGAGATGTCTTCTAATGTCAACTCTGACCCGAGGAGCTCGCAGGCCCTTTCGACTAGACCGCGAATTATCTCAGCACGTTATGGCGAGCGGGGCACTCTGTGCCAAGCTGTCCATGACCCGCTGCAGCCGGTCCGCCAGGGCACTCGACCGCAAGTTGACCCCGACCCGCAGCGCTTTCATTCCCTTGACATCAGGGAGGTCGTCCAATTCCATTTCCTCGAGATCGTCATTGAGAAAGCCGCCATATTGGAGAAATGCCACGTGGAGACGCATTTCTCGTTCTTCTTCGAGACGGGAATAGACGATAGAGATCTTCCCCGGCTGGGTCAGACGCTCGGTCCCTTCTCTGATTGTGGCTTTGTCGATACGAGACCGGATGATTTCATGGGCTACATTGTAAGCACCATCCACATCGAAGCGTTTCTCGTCGAATCGGAATCGGATAGCGAGCGGATTGTGATTGACAAGGATGAGGTGTGTAGTCTCCAGAGGAACCTTCAGCGATCCGTTGAGCTGTTCCGTATGCCACGCAAGGCCACAGGCTACCATAAGTTGCCAGATGCGGAGGTTTCGCACGAAAAGCTCGTCGAATTCCCCGGTCTCCATCATGGAAGCTCCCATGTACACGACATAGTCGATGCCATCAGTCTGGTGCTTATCGAAATAGTGAGGGAAAATGGCCTGAGCTTCGGCCTCCTCGGCATCCAGGTATGCTGACATGCGTTCGTTGAAGAGTGAGACGCTTTCCTCGAAATCACGGCGTTTGTTGTAAACCGTGCCTTTTTCGGAATCTATCGCTGTTCGGTACGCCTCAATGGCATCCGCAACCCTCCCACCTAGCTCACGGAACCTCTTGAAGAGAGGCTCTACCTGGCTGTGGATGAATCCGAGAATCGCTGCTTCATCTCCTGTCGTAAAAGTGTCGCTGACGCGATCGAGATGGGCAACGATCTGAAACGCAAGCTCGTCCAGTATAGGTAACCGCCTCACCTCCGAGGCCGCGTGGACCACCGCCAGTGCAAGCGACAGATGATTCGTCATATCCTCACGTATGCCGGCATTGCGCGCGTGGGAAGAACCTCGAATATCCGAAGTGCCGTAGAGAGGATACACTTCGCGAAAAACAATGGGTTCCAACTCGGAGGCTTCGCCTTTTTGCGCGGACTCCAGGTGCTCGAGGACAGCCTTTCTGAATCGCCATTCCACGGTGGGATGCACTGCTGTGCACTTCTGTTTGATGACGCTTTCCACGTTCTTGTGCAGCTCATCCAGGGAGCGCGCGAGGGCCATGGAAAATCGCGGCACCAATTGGTCCGCGAGCATTTCGTGAGTCGGTCGGAACGCGTCCGGGTGTTGGGCGCCGAGGGCAACGGTTCCTATCAGTTCTTCCTGATAATGCAAAGGAACCACCATGAGCGATCTGAGGCCGCCTTCGAGAAGATCCATGTCGACAGTGGTGAGCGAAGCTTCTGCAGCCAGGTCCGGAACGCGAAGAATTCTTCCATTCTCCATGGCACGGTCAAAGACCGATCCATCGAAGACCTCCGCTTCCACGTGACGAGAGGCGGTGAAGATGCAGTTGCAGACCATATGACATCCGGTGTTGAGTAGAAGCACCCGATCCTCAAGGCACGCGGCAAGGCTCGAGGTGAGATCCGGCATGCGAAAGAGAGTACGAAGCCTCTGCTGGAGTCGCGCAAACCCTGGTTCCGAAATGAACGAGTCCTTGTCGATGAGATCTCTGTCCAACGCGGCAAGAACCTTCTGGTCCGTCACCTCCATAGCTTTTATGGCCACGAATCCCCGAAACTCGAATTGCTCGGGAGGAAGCACCTGCCTCAGAACCTCCGGTTGGTTCAGATTGGCCAGGATAGTTTCTCGCTGTTCAGGAGTGAGGATCTCGGGAGCACCCACTCGATGAATTTCCACAAAGCGGGTGTT
The sequence above is a segment of the Desulfomonile tiedjei DSM 6799 genome. Coding sequences within it:
- a CDS encoding type II toxin-antitoxin system RelE family toxin, yielding MAYRILFVSRAERSFKRLSADVQDRIISQVNSLAENPRPAGAVKLTGSDNLYRVRVGDYRIIYAVEDDLLVVLVVEVGHRREIYRKPDKRLTHQFLLSLIKDKIQ
- a CDS encoding glycine/betaine reductase B, yielding MEPSGKVVDGFRFLPPSLAAWIRTFTGENEFQGEIPWTPLSKPLKEATLTLITSAGISSKIDPPFDMEREKQEPTWGDRSFRYLPRNTTEQDITVNHLHINTGYILQDINVILPLGIMAELEKEGRIGRLAPTAYSFYGFQWQSTEFLTEAIEPMSLKMREEGVDAVILTPA
- a CDS encoding GAF domain-containing protein, producing the protein METTLRDYPFRCVLNLKPLVDFWEQCTGAGCGKDVSHSAGFREPLMQIPILLEPIENLADLEPHRQLVSYLMDAVFPRALWDTEAMAAAVPFTLSPFLASPNFEGLLLNGDRSYRGHPCLAPDEYVRKRILRAYFFILKNCYGIEEGIDIPEIHVVPDPETGLDRYFSLTLNTRFVEIHRVGAPEILTPEQRETILANLNQPEVLRQVLPPEQFEFRGFVAIKAMEVTDQKVLAALDRDLIDKDSFISEPGFARLQQRLRTLFRMPDLTSSLAACLEDRVLLLNTGCHMVCNCIFTASRHVEAEVFDGSVFDRAMENGRILRVPDLAAEASLTTVDMDLLEGGLRSLMVVPLHYQEELIGTVALGAQHPDAFRPTHEMLADQLVPRFSMALARSLDELHKNVESVIKQKCTAVHPTVEWRFRKAVLEHLESAQKGEASELEPIVFREVYPLYGTSDIRGSSHARNAGIREDMTNHLSLALAVVHAASEVRRLPILDELAFQIVAHLDRVSDTFTTGDEAAILGFIHSQVEPLFKRFRELGGRVADAIEAYRTAIDSEKGTVYNKRRDFEESVSLFNERMSAYLDAEEAEAQAIFPHYFDKHQTDGIDYVVYMGASMMETGEFDELFVRNLRIWQLMVACGLAWHTEQLNGSLKVPLETTHLILVNHNPLAIRFRFDEKRFDVDGAYNVAHEIIRSRIDKATIREGTERLTQPGKISIVYSRLEEEREMRLHVAFLQYGGFLNDDLEEMELDDLPDVKGMKALRVGVNLRSSALADRLQRVMDSLAQSAPLAITC